One stretch of Clostridia bacterium DNA includes these proteins:
- a CDS encoding YigZ family protein, which translates to MKKEFYTVGKRDTVEIEVKKSRFIANVSSENTEQGALEFIDYIKNKHKDATHNVYGYSIGTGSEVQRFDDDGEPSGTAGIPVLEVIKNMQLKNVVVVVTRYFGGTLLGAGGLIRAYSKSAKLGIEKCGIIKKVQAQKINFTTDYSFLGKVENYLKSNDISIFNIDYKDSVALECGIKKEMLKKVISEIKDITNNKVSIEVIEDIYIDIPMG; encoded by the coding sequence TTGAAAAAGGAATTTTATACAGTGGGGAAACGGGATACGGTAGAAATCGAAGTGAAAAAGTCAAGGTTTATAGCTAATGTAAGCAGTGAGAATACAGAACAAGGAGCTTTAGAATTTATTGATTATATAAAAAACAAACATAAGGATGCCACTCATAATGTCTACGGTTATTCAATTGGGACTGGTTCAGAGGTTCAAAGATTTGATGATGATGGAGAACCTAGCGGTACAGCAGGCATACCTGTGCTAGAAGTAATAAAGAATATGCAACTCAAAAATGTTGTAGTAGTAGTCACAAGGTATTTCGGTGGTACTTTATTGGGGGCAGGTGGTCTCATAAGGGCTTATAGTAAAAGTGCAAAATTAGGCATCGAGAAATGTGGTATTATCAAGAAGGTTCAAGCGCAAAAGATAAACTTTACCACCGATTATTCTTTTTTAGGTAAGGTGGAAAACTATTTAAAATCCAACGATATATCGATATTTAATATAGATTACAAGGATAGTGTAGCTTTGGAATGTGGAATTAAAAAGGAAATGTTGAAGAAGGTTATATCCGAGATAAAGGATATTACTAATAATAAAGTATCTATAGAAGTTATAGAGGACATTTATATAGATATTCCAATGGGATAA
- a CDS encoding PsbP-related protein, which translates to MLFITINKKKLKTIKYIVFIVILLILAMVIIKLLSGDKPATNDNIEYAHYSNDDVKIKFEYPDDWEVDIKDIAGDEILFHIGFHSPDDRGNGFIQIWAKCDYDTLISYIEGNSVDNKIVLMEKKKINLDGNKGYMYFYKKNENMAKDALFSKGEKVIRVFMSVREDWDEKHNMIFNHILDTLSIG; encoded by the coding sequence TTGCTGTTTATTACTATAAATAAGAAAAAACTAAAAACAATAAAGTACATAGTATTTATCGTAATACTTCTTATTTTAGCGATGGTTATAATAAAGTTGTTAAGCGGAGATAAACCTGCTACAAACGATAATATAGAATATGCACATTACAGCAATGATGATGTTAAAATAAAGTTTGAGTATCCTGATGATTGGGAAGTGGACATAAAGGATATAGCTGGGGATGAAATCCTGTTTCATATAGGATTTCATTCCCCTGACGATAGAGGAAATGGATTTATCCAGATATGGGCTAAATGCGATTATGATACTTTAATATCATATATTGAGGGCAATTCTGTGGATAACAAAATAGTTTTGATGGAAAAGAAAAAAATAAATTTAGATGGAAATAAAGGTTATATGTATTTTTATAAAAAGAATGAGAATATGGCAAAAGATGCTTTGTTTTCTAAGGGGGAGAAAGTTATCAGAGTTTTTATGTCAGTCAGGGAGGATTGGGATGAAAAACATAATATGATTTTCAACCATATTCTAGATACACTATCAATTGGTTGA
- a CDS encoding S-methyl-5'-thioadenosine phosphorylase codes for MNNKKADIGVFGGSGFYSFLDEVDEFYINTPYGNPSSKIALADIKGKKVAFLPRHGKDHQFPPHMVPYRANIYAMKELGVKAIIAPTASGSLKPDIKPGEFVVCDQFVDRTYDRKSTFFDGPITKHISSADPYCEELRKIAIQTARGLDISVHEKGTVVVVQGPRFSTRAESQWFTKMGWDVVNMTQYPECILAKEMGICYVNISLITDYDAGLVGHADIKPVTEQEVYRVFNENNEKVKKLIYTMIAKMDDDWSCKCSQA; via the coding sequence ATGAATAATAAAAAAGCTGATATTGGTGTTTTTGGAGGTTCAGGATTTTATTCTTTTTTAGACGAAGTAGACGAGTTTTACATAAATACTCCATATGGCAATCCTAGTTCCAAGATTGCTTTAGCAGATATAAAAGGCAAAAAGGTTGCATTTTTACCTAGGCATGGCAAGGACCATCAATTTCCTCCCCATATGGTTCCATATAGGGCTAATATATATGCTATGAAAGAGTTGGGTGTAAAGGCGATAATTGCTCCAACTGCGTCCGGCAGTCTAAAGCCTGATATTAAGCCTGGTGAATTTGTAGTATGTGACCAATTTGTAGATAGAACATATGATAGGAAATCCACATTTTTTGATGGGCCTATAACTAAGCATATAAGTTCTGCTGATCCTTATTGTGAAGAATTGAGGAAAATTGCCATTCAAACAGCTAGAGGGTTAGATATATCAGTTCACGAAAAAGGTACAGTTGTGGTCGTTCAAGGTCCGAGATTTTCTACAAGGGCAGAAAGCCAATGGTTTACAAAGATGGGCTGGGATGTAGTTAATATGACTCAATACCCTGAATGTATACTAGCAAAAGAGATGGGTATCTGTTATGTGAATATTTCATTGATAACAGATTATGATGCAGGGCTTGTAGGGCATGCCGATATAAAACCCGTTACCGAACAAGAAGTTTATAGGGTATTTAACGAGAATAACGAAAAAGTAAAAAAACTGATTTATACGATGATAGCAAAGATGGATGATGATTGGAGCTGTAAATGCAGTCAAGCATAA
- a CDS encoding UPF0182 family protein, translated as MNKAKKAVMFTGIFIIVAIAIFVSIAGIIADFKWLVKLGYEVVFWTDLKAKTILWAVCFVVFFILTYINFIYVKKNTEDRLEQDNPWNKITRVGVPVISLLVSVVVGFIVSRNLWVQYLEYFNATNFQISDPLFAKDISYYIFKRPFLYNVLNVILIYMFFLTVFIGLIYFIKGVLVDQRYPKIHLSILVSIILALLAISYKFRIEGLLFSTKGKVFGAGYTDVFLTLNYYKVQIVVIVIAIVLTIYMAVKGKVGRHIFSGIILYFSVAILGSVAVFIVQQYVVLPNELSKESKFIEYNIDYTKKAFGLDNIKEIEFPDNDTLDRDMVKRNQDAINNIRINDYKAALAAYNQLQGIRKYYRFTDIDVDRYHIDGEKTQVFISARELDKNQINNTHVNNVYKFTHGMGVSVSSVNEVTSEGQPNFIVRDIPPQSIVKELNVEQPRIYYGELTDDYVVVNAGIKEFDYPSGDKNVENIYDGDGGIPLKGINRLIYGLDRRSFKLFISSYVTSDSKIMLHRNIRKRVNRIAPFIEVDEDPYIIIADGKLYWIIDGYTTSDQYPYSQPIIRENDYINYIRNSVKVVVDAYNGDVDFYISDVDDPIINTYSNIYPGLFKQMEQMPEEIKAHIRYPEYYFNIQTARYNKYHMNDITVFYNEEDVWRFALEKYWNEKVEVQPYYMMVNLPGQDDVEFVLARSFTPVNKDNAIALMMARNDGDNYGQLCAYKFPKQKKVYGPLQVEARIDQDTNISSQLSLWDQRGSDVIRGNMLMIPIEDTVLYVEPLYIQSDAGNSLPEVKRIIVSYKDRIAMEKDLKTALEKVLVTTAEMDQDKAEQETVEELIKKAANTLEEIKSSSGQGEWAEFGQKLEELERIIKQLNE; from the coding sequence GTGAATAAAGCTAAAAAAGCTGTTATGTTTACCGGTATATTTATTATAGTTGCAATTGCCATATTTGTCAGCATTGCAGGCATAATAGCTGATTTTAAATGGCTGGTTAAGTTGGGCTATGAAGTTGTTTTTTGGACAGATCTTAAAGCAAAAACTATACTGTGGGCAGTTTGTTTTGTCGTATTTTTTATATTGACTTATATAAATTTTATTTATGTGAAAAAGAACACAGAAGATAGACTAGAACAAGACAATCCGTGGAATAAAATAACCAGGGTAGGAGTTCCCGTGATTTCATTATTGGTATCTGTAGTTGTTGGCTTTATAGTTTCAAGAAATCTGTGGGTGCAATATCTTGAATACTTTAATGCTACAAACTTTCAAATCAGTGATCCATTATTTGCAAAAGATATATCCTACTATATTTTTAAAAGGCCGTTTTTATACAATGTACTGAATGTTATACTCATATATATGTTTTTTCTGACGGTTTTTATAGGTTTAATTTATTTTATAAAAGGTGTTTTGGTTGACCAAAGATATCCTAAAATACATCTATCCATCCTTGTGAGCATAATTCTTGCTCTGCTTGCAATATCTTATAAATTTAGAATAGAAGGATTGTTATTTTCCACAAAGGGAAAGGTATTCGGGGCAGGCTATACAGATGTGTTTTTAACTTTAAACTATTATAAAGTGCAGATAGTCGTGATTGTCATTGCTATAGTGTTGACCATTTATATGGCGGTTAAAGGAAAGGTAGGGAGACATATTTTTTCTGGGATTATACTTTACTTTTCTGTTGCTATATTGGGTTCTGTTGCAGTTTTTATAGTGCAACAATATGTAGTTTTACCAAATGAACTCTCTAAAGAGTCCAAGTTTATTGAGTATAATATAGATTATACAAAGAAAGCTTTTGGATTGGACAATATAAAAGAAATAGAGTTTCCTGACAATGATACTTTGGATAGGGACATGGTAAAACGTAACCAGGATGCTATAAATAATATTCGGATCAATGATTATAAAGCAGCCCTTGCAGCGTATAATCAATTGCAGGGTATAAGAAAGTATTACAGGTTTACAGACATCGATGTAGATAGATACCATATCGATGGGGAAAAAACTCAAGTTTTCATATCCGCTAGGGAACTAGATAAAAATCAGATAAATAATACTCATGTAAATAATGTATACAAATTTACCCATGGAATGGGTGTATCGGTAAGTTCGGTCAATGAGGTTACTTCTGAAGGTCAGCCTAATTTTATTGTAAGAGATATCCCACCTCAAAGTATTGTGAAAGAATTGAATGTAGAACAGCCGAGAATATATTATGGTGAACTTACAGATGATTATGTGGTGGTCAATGCCGGAATAAAGGAGTTTGATTATCCTTCTGGTGATAAAAATGTTGAGAATATTTACGATGGTGATGGAGGAATTCCCCTCAAAGGAATAAATAGATTGATATATGGGTTGGACAGGAGAAGTTTTAAACTTTTTATATCGTCATATGTAACTTCGGATAGCAAGATAATGCTGCACAGGAATATTCGTAAAAGGGTCAATAGAATTGCCCCATTCATAGAGGTTGATGAAGATCCGTATATAATAATTGCAGACGGGAAATTATACTGGATAATTGATGGATACACTACATCGGATCAATATCCATATTCCCAACCTATTATAAGGGAAAATGACTATATCAATTATATTAGAAATTCTGTAAAAGTAGTGGTTGATGCATACAATGGTGATGTGGATTTTTATATCAGCGATGTAGATGACCCTATAATAAACACTTATAGCAATATATACCCGGGATTATTCAAGCAGATGGAACAGATGCCAGAAGAAATAAAGGCCCATATAAGATATCCTGAATATTATTTTAATATACAGACTGCTAGATATAATAAGTATCATATGAATGATATAACAGTATTCTATAATGAAGAAGATGTATGGAGGTTTGCACTTGAAAAATATTGGAATGAGAAGGTAGAAGTACAGCCCTATTATATGATGGTAAATTTACCCGGCCAAGATGATGTAGAGTTTGTACTTGCCAGGTCGTTTACGCCTGTTAATAAAGATAATGCAATCGCATTGATGATGGCCAGGAACGATGGAGATAATTATGGACAATTATGTGCATACAAATTTCCAAAGCAAAAAAAAGTATATGGTCCCCTTCAGGTAGAAGCCAGAATAGATCAGGATACAAATATAAGCAGTCAATTATCGTTGTGGGATCAGAGAGGATCAGATGTGATAAGAGGGAATATGCTCATGATACCGATTGAAGATACTGTATTATATGTAGAACCCCTTTATATACAGTCAGATGCGGGTAACTCGCTCCCTGAAGTAAAGAGGATTATAGTTTCTTATAAGGATAGAATAGCTATGGAAAAAGATTTAAAGACAGCCCTTGAAAAGGTTCTGGTAACAACAGCTGAAATGGATCAAGACAAAGCAGAACAGGAAACGGTGGAAGAGTTAATCAAAAAAGCTGCAAATACATTGGAAGAGATAAAGTCTTCATCAGGGCAGGGGGAATGGGCAGAGTTTGGTCAAAAACTTGAGGAATTAGAAAGGATTATCAAGCAATTAAATGAGTAG
- a CDS encoding AMP-binding protein gives MFQKINSTIPKYFDKICSKYPENMAVIYPESKFKITYKQLDKMTDLVAKSFLKLGIRTGDHVAIWATNYPQWILTQIATAKIGAVLVTINTNYKMYELEYILNNSDSSTLITIDGFKDSNYIEILYHLCPELKNNAPGNINSDRLPKLKNVIYIGERSHKGMFRWKDILKTADSISDEYLNRIKESLTPDQVINIQYTSGTTGFPKGVMLTHENLLNNAMAVADCMNLNSKDRLCIPVPLFHCFGCVMGVLSCITKGATMVPLEHYNPIRVLQTLDNEKCTALHGVPTMFINILEQPSFRKYDLSNLTKGIMAGSLCPTYVLKKVIKSMNMKEITIAYGQTEASPVITQTRIDDCFDRRVNTVGRPLPGIEVKIVDPDTGKRLPHGCQGELCARGYNVMKGYYRMEQETKKVIDDEGWLHTGDLAFMDKYGYCTITGRIKDMIIRGGENIYPKEIEELLYTHPCIKEAQIVGVPDEKYGEEIMAFIKLKSKQRITKTEIKKFVKKNMARYKVPKYIEFIDEFPMTASGKIQKFKLREKAILHTVIEEKQKRRLVT, from the coding sequence ATGTTTCAAAAGATAAACAGTACAATTCCGAAATATTTTGATAAAATATGCAGTAAATATCCTGAAAACATGGCTGTAATTTATCCTGAATCAAAATTTAAGATTACATATAAACAACTGGATAAAATGACTGACTTGGTTGCAAAATCTTTTTTAAAGCTTGGTATCAGAACCGGTGACCACGTTGCTATCTGGGCGACAAATTATCCCCAATGGATACTGACTCAAATAGCTACCGCTAAAATAGGTGCAGTATTAGTCACAATAAACACTAACTATAAGATGTATGAACTTGAATATATATTAAACAACTCCGATTCTTCTACTTTGATCACAATCGACGGGTTCAAAGATTCAAATTATATAGAAATTTTATACCATCTATGTCCAGAATTAAAAAATAATGCCCCAGGCAATATCAATAGCGATAGACTTCCAAAACTTAAAAATGTTATATATATAGGGGAGCGTTCGCATAAAGGAATGTTTAGATGGAAAGATATTTTAAAAACCGCTGATTCAATATCTGATGAATATTTGAATAGAATAAAAGAATCATTAACGCCTGATCAAGTGATCAATATTCAATATACTTCAGGTACAACCGGATTTCCAAAGGGAGTTATGTTGACACATGAAAACTTATTAAACAATGCTATGGCAGTTGCAGATTGTATGAACTTGAACAGCAAGGATAGATTATGTATTCCCGTGCCTTTATTTCATTGCTTCGGCTGCGTCATGGGCGTTTTGTCCTGTATAACAAAGGGAGCTACAATGGTTCCCTTAGAACATTATAATCCTATTAGAGTACTGCAAACTCTTGATAATGAAAAATGTACCGCTCTCCATGGCGTTCCAACCATGTTTATAAATATCCTTGAACAACCTAGTTTTCGCAAGTACGATTTAAGTAACTTGACCAAAGGAATTATGGCTGGTTCACTATGTCCTACATATGTGCTAAAGAAAGTGATAAAATCAATGAACATGAAAGAGATAACTATTGCATATGGTCAAACTGAGGCTTCCCCCGTCATAACCCAAACTAGAATAGACGATTGTTTTGACAGACGTGTAAATACTGTAGGGCGTCCCCTTCCCGGGATTGAAGTTAAAATCGTTGACCCCGATACAGGTAAAAGGCTCCCCCATGGATGCCAAGGTGAACTATGTGCACGGGGATACAATGTAATGAAAGGATATTATAGAATGGAACAAGAAACAAAAAAAGTTATAGATGATGAAGGGTGGCTTCATACAGGCGATTTAGCTTTTATGGATAAATACGGTTATTGTACTATTACAGGCAGAATCAAAGATATGATTATAAGAGGTGGAGAAAACATATATCCTAAAGAAATAGAAGAGCTTCTTTATACTCATCCATGTATAAAAGAAGCACAAATAGTGGGAGTTCCTGATGAAAAGTACGGCGAAGAGATAATGGCTTTCATCAAACTAAAAAGCAAACAGCGTATAACAAAAACTGAAATCAAAAAATTCGTCAAAAAAAATATGGCAAGATATAAAGTTCCAAAATATATAGAATTTATAGATGAATTCCCTATGACTGCTAGCGGAAAGATACAAAAGTTCAAGCTCAGAGAAAAGGCTATTTTACATACCGTGATAGAGGAAAAACAAAAAAGGAGATTGGTTACATAA
- the dut gene encoding dUTP diphosphatase, which yields MEVVRIKIKNTGDLPLPQYQTINSSGMDLMADIHEPITIKPGERTLIPTGLFIELKEGYEAQIRARSGLAIKYGITLLNGVGTIDADYRGEIKVILINLGQADYTIKRGDRIAQLVVSRFIKVEWQLSDAIEESRRGCGGFGHTGV from the coding sequence ATGGAGGTAGTAAGAATAAAGATAAAAAATACAGGTGACTTGCCATTGCCTCAATATCAAACCATAAATTCTTCAGGGATGGATCTCATGGCTGATATTCATGAACCTATTACAATTAAACCGGGAGAGAGGACATTGATACCCACAGGTTTGTTTATAGAATTAAAAGAAGGATATGAGGCACAGATAAGGGCTAGAAGTGGACTTGCTATCAAATATGGAATTACACTTTTGAATGGAGTAGGTACTATAGATGCAGATTATAGAGGAGAAATAAAGGTAATACTTATTAATTTAGGACAAGCTGATTATACTATTAAAAGAGGAGATAGGATAGCTCAATTGGTTGTAAGTCGGTTTATAAAGGTGGAATGGCAATTATCCGATGCAATAGAAGAGTCTAGGAGAGGATGCGGAGGGTTTGGGCATACCGGAGTTTAA
- a CDS encoding YebC/PmpR family DNA-binding transcriptional regulator, translated as MAGHSKWSNIKHKKAKEDAKRGKIFTKLGREIAVSVKEGGSDPETNPRLKDVIAKARANNMPNDNIERSIKKAAGELDDVNYEEFIYEGYGPGGAAVIVEIMTDNRNRTASDVRYIFDKNGGNLGATGCVAWMFDRKGVIIIQDDKDIDEDDLMLMAIDAGAEDFSHEADIYEILTSPSDFSSVREALEKEGLKFESAQIEMVPQNMVKLEENDGKKMEKLVDMLEDNDDVQNIYHNWEIDEA; from the coding sequence ATGGCTGGACATTCGAAGTGGTCTAATATAAAACATAAAAAAGCGAAGGAAGACGCAAAAAGGGGAAAGATTTTTACTAAATTAGGAAGAGAAATAGCAGTTTCGGTAAAAGAAGGGGGTAGTGACCCTGAAACAAATCCTAGATTGAAGGATGTAATAGCCAAAGCGAGAGCAAATAATATGCCTAATGATAATATAGAACGATCTATAAAGAAGGCTGCCGGGGAATTGGATGATGTCAATTATGAGGAATTTATATATGAGGGTTATGGTCCTGGAGGTGCGGCAGTAATAGTTGAGATAATGACAGATAATAGAAACAGGACTGCAAGTGATGTAAGATATATATTTGACAAGAACGGAGGCAACTTAGGTGCTACCGGGTGCGTAGCTTGGATGTTTGACAGAAAAGGTGTCATTATTATTCAGGACGATAAAGATATAGATGAAGATGATTTGATGCTGATGGCTATTGATGCGGGTGCTGAAGACTTTTCTCATGAAGCAGATATATACGAGATATTGACTTCGCCTTCTGATTTTTCAAGTGTAAGAGAAGCATTAGAAAAAGAAGGCCTCAAATTTGAATCAGCACAAATAGAGATGGTTCCCCAAAACATGGTAAAACTAGAGGAGAATGATGGGAAAAAGATGGAGAAGCTGGTAGATATGTTAGAAGATAATGATGATGTTCAAAACATATACCACAATTGGGAGATTGATGAGGCTTAA
- a CDS encoding CapA family protein codes for MKKKVFCSILIFVIVMLCFTACADILDYGEKNTQDLPGKPEQKEDIKEQGEEVPEQETEEQPEPTRIEKAKITAVGDIMMHNTQIWAGHDKSTDSYNFDHFFEDIKEYINSSDLAIANLETTLAGKDREYTGYPMFNAPEQLADALKEAGFDVITTANNHSLDRREYGVVKTIDHLERAGLKHTGTYRTEQEYDNILITDVNGIKISILSYTYGTNGIPLEKPYLVNLIDMNKIKSDVDKAKTLGSDLIISCMHFGDEYQRQPSDQQKQIVDSLFGMGVDIVLGSHPHVLQPMEIREVTDQKGRNKKVFAIYSLGNFISAQNKQFRDSGIILNIQVEKNFNDDVTEVKSVDYIPTWVNVYNAGGAKKYRVVAVQKAINDYEAGSDSLLNKTDYNRLKAVWDESTQHMDRPEQKIATKNIE; via the coding sequence ATGAAGAAAAAGGTTTTTTGCTCTATATTAATTTTTGTCATTGTTATGCTTTGTTTTACTGCTTGTGCTGACATATTGGATTACGGTGAAAAGAATACACAAGACCTGCCGGGCAAGCCTGAACAAAAAGAAGATATAAAAGAGCAAGGTGAAGAAGTCCCGGAACAAGAAACGGAAGAACAGCCTGAACCTACAAGGATAGAAAAGGCAAAAATAACAGCAGTAGGTGACATAATGATGCATAACACTCAGATATGGGCAGGACATGATAAATCCACTGATAGTTATAATTTTGATCATTTTTTTGAAGATATAAAAGAATATATAAATTCATCCGACCTTGCCATTGCAAATTTAGAGACTACTTTGGCAGGTAAGGATAGAGAATATACAGGATATCCCATGTTTAATGCCCCTGAACAATTGGCAGATGCATTAAAAGAAGCGGGATTTGATGTAATCACTACTGCTAATAATCATTCCCTTGATAGAAGGGAATATGGGGTTGTTAAAACGATAGACCATCTTGAAAGAGCAGGTTTAAAGCATACGGGTACTTATAGAACAGAGCAAGAGTACGATAATATATTGATTACTGATGTAAATGGAATAAAAATTAGTATTTTGTCATATACCTATGGTACAAATGGTATACCATTGGAAAAACCTTATCTTGTCAATTTAATTGATATGAATAAGATAAAAAGTGATGTAGATAAAGCAAAAACTTTGGGAAGCGATCTGATAATTTCCTGTATGCATTTTGGGGATGAATATCAAAGGCAGCCAAGTGATCAGCAGAAGCAGATAGTGGATAGTCTCTTCGGTATGGGGGTGGATATCGTACTGGGAAGTCATCCTCATGTTTTGCAACCCATGGAAATTAGAGAGGTAACCGACCAGAAGGGAAGGAACAAAAAAGTATTTGCAATCTATTCGTTGGGGAATTTTATATCGGCGCAGAATAAGCAATTCAGAGATAGTGGTATTATTTTAAATATACAGGTGGAAAAGAATTTTAATGATGATGTAACGGAAGTAAAGTCTGTAGATTATATTCCTACTTGGGTAAATGTTTATAACGCTGGTGGAGCAAAGAAATATAGGGTGGTTGCTGTACAGAAAGCTATAAATGATTATGAGGCAGGCAGTGATAGCCTTTTGAATAAAACAGACTATAATAGATTAAAGGCTGTTTGGGATGAGAGCACACAGCATATGGATAGGCCAGAACAAAAAATAGCTACAAAGAATATAGAATGA
- a CDS encoding MBL fold metallo-hydrolase: protein MQLSFLGAARQVTGSCCLLEADKFRILIDCGLFQGGKSEERLNRLDFRFNPSEIDCLVLTHAHIDHSGRIPKLIKDGFRGRIICTKATADLLEIMLKDSAHIQEKEAEWQNRKNMRAGRPLIEPLYTVADAEDSLRHIDAYLYDQMVDLNESIRIRFNDAGHILGSSIVEIWINEGQVSTKLVFSGDIGNWDRPILKDPSVIDDADYIIMETTYGDRVHDNLKTDTRKLVKIINNTVKRGGNVVIPSFAIGRTQEIIYELNKFYEQYEKVEVDYFLKAHVYIDSPLAVSATDIFKRNSDCFDEEANHYIMNGDNPLEFENLHLIKDVQESIWLNKDKQSKIIISASGMCDAGRIKHHLKHNLWREDSSIVFVGYQAQGTLGRDIKDGAKNVKIFGEDIAVNADIYSLEGFSAHADRNGLLKWVKAFKNKPKKVFLVHGEEEATIKFKERLVEETDFDVVVPELGSTYRIDGDGSFDYKEKLMDDSLEHLIQITCNVDELKYDFYRALSKLDEKIKNKQRLDNVDSIINKMIQLKKDINNLSNLLN from the coding sequence ATGCAATTATCTTTTTTAGGAGCAGCTAGGCAGGTTACAGGTTCTTGTTGTTTACTTGAAGCAGATAAATTTAGGATACTGATTGACTGTGGTCTCTTTCAGGGCGGTAAATCGGAGGAGCGGTTGAACAGATTGGATTTTAGGTTTAATCCAAGTGAAATAGATTGTTTGGTTTTGACCCATGCGCACATAGATCACTCGGGAAGGATTCCAAAGCTGATCAAAGACGGATTTAGAGGTCGAATTATATGCACTAAGGCGACGGCAGATTTATTGGAGATAATGTTGAAGGATAGTGCTCATATACAGGAAAAGGAGGCGGAATGGCAAAACAGAAAAAATATGCGGGCAGGCAGGCCACTAATTGAGCCTTTATATACTGTAGCTGACGCTGAAGATTCATTAAGACATATAGATGCTTATCTCTACGATCAAATGGTTGATTTGAACGAAAGTATTAGAATAAGATTTAATGATGCAGGACATATATTGGGTTCTTCAATAGTAGAAATATGGATTAATGAAGGACAAGTCAGCACTAAACTTGTATTTTCAGGTGATATAGGAAACTGGGATAGACCCATATTAAAAGATCCTTCTGTGATAGATGACGCAGATTATATTATAATGGAAACAACTTATGGAGATAGAGTTCATGATAATTTAAAAACTGATACGAGAAAACTTGTAAAAATAATAAACAATACAGTTAAAAGAGGCGGTAATGTAGTAATACCATCATTCGCAATAGGCAGAACACAGGAAATTATCTACGAACTTAATAAGTTTTATGAGCAGTATGAAAAAGTGGAAGTAGATTACTTTCTAAAAGCCCATGTGTATATTGATAGTCCTTTAGCCGTTTCTGCTACTGATATTTTTAAAAGAAATAGTGATTGTTTCGATGAAGAAGCTAATCATTATATAATGAACGGTGATAATCCACTTGAATTTGAGAATTTGCATTTAATTAAGGATGTGCAAGAGTCTATATGGCTGAACAAAGATAAGCAAAGCAAGATTATTATATCTGCTAGCGGGATGTGTGATGCTGGAAGGATAAAACATCACTTAAAACACAACTTATGGAGAGAGGATTCCAGTATTGTTTTTGTAGGATATCAAGCACAAGGAACACTTGGAAGAGATATAAAAGATGGAGCAAAAAATGTAAAGATATTCGGGGAGGATATTGCTGTCAATGCTGATATTTATTCTTTAGAAGGCTTTTCTGCTCACGCTGACAGAAATGGTTTATTAAAGTGGGTAAAAGCCTTTAAAAATAAGCCTAAAAAGGTATTTTTAGTTCATGGTGAAGAGGAGGCAACAATCAAGTTTAAAGAGCGGCTTGTTGAGGAAACAGATTTTGATGTTGTAGTTCCTGAACTAGGTTCAACATACCGTATTGATGGTGATGGCAGTTTTGATTATAAAGAGAAATTGATGGATGACTCACTTGAACATTTGATACAAATTACATGCAATGTTGATGAATTGAAGTATGATTTTTATAGAGCCTTAAGCAAGCTGGATGAAAAGATAAAAAACAAGCAGCGGCTTGATAATGTAGACAGCATAATCAATAAAATGATACAGCTGAAAAAAGATATAAATAACTTAAGCAATTTACTAAATTGA
- a CDS encoding NUDIX hydrolase encodes MLFRNCAGGVVFCGDKVLILKNEKEEWVLPKGVIRNGNLSREVALQRVKKEAGVDASIISSVGETSYEFFSVTRQQPVCNQIVWYLMHTPDETCDISEEEDFSDGGFYPIEQALKMITYSQDKALVSLSYKKYKEIAV; translated from the coding sequence ATGCTGTTTAGGAATTGTGCCGGTGGGGTGGTATTTTGTGGAGACAAGGTTTTGATTCTAAAAAATGAAAAAGAAGAATGGGTTTTGCCCAAGGGAGTAATTCGTAACGGTAATCTCTCGAGAGAAGTAGCTTTGCAGCGCGTCAAGAAAGAAGCTGGCGTAGATGCTAGTATTATTTCATCAGTGGGAGAAACAAGTTACGAATTTTTTTCTGTCACAAGACAGCAACCTGTATGCAATCAGATAGTATGGTATTTGATGCACACACCTGATGAAACCTGTGATATAAGTGAAGAAGAAGATTTTTCCGATGGAGGATTTTATCCCATCGAACAGGCACTCAAAATGATAACATATAGTCAGGATAAAGCGTTGGTGAGCCTATCCTATAAAAAGTACAAAGAGATCGCGGTGTAG